In Miscanthus floridulus cultivar M001 chromosome 5, ASM1932011v1, whole genome shotgun sequence, one genomic interval encodes:
- the LOC136454241 gene encoding uncharacterized protein: MLSIGDARGMYTGQLVYCGRRATLSIGDARGMILEGATIYDASARASGDYAIIISRNPDSNASAGASEDYAIVVSRNPDNDASAGAFGDYAIVVSRNLDSDATARASRDYAIIPSHNPDNGVWVGNASRQRRSTADDGAVDDIRRPPAPLLLWQQRLLSKGSTHHLIYIG, translated from the exons atgctctccatcggcgacgcccggggcatgtacacgggccagcttgtCTACtgtggtcgccgtgccacgctctccatcggcgatgcccggggcat gatcctcgaaggcgccaccatctacgacgcctcTGCCAGAgcatctggggactacgccatcatcatcagccgcaaccccgacagcaaTGCCTCCGCTGGAGCGTCcgaggactacgccatcgtcgtcagccgcaaccccgacaacgATGCCTCTGCCGGAGCgttcggggactacgccatcgtcgtcagccgcaaccttgACAGCGACGCCACCGctagggcatctagggactatgccatcatccccagccataaccctgacaacggcgtatgggtaggaaatgcctcccgccaaaggaggagcacagcggacgacGGCGCAGTCGATGACAtacgacgcccaccggcgcctcttctcctttggcagcagcgactcctcagcaagggcagcacgcaccatctcatctacattggataa